The following coding sequences lie in one Salmo salar chromosome ssa13, Ssal_v3.1, whole genome shotgun sequence genomic window:
- the LOC106567685 gene encoding G protein-activated inward rectifier potassium channel 2: protein MNKSGVYQQGLTPSKAPMEQDVESPAITIRKPKLPKQACEDLPKQLVDQVRAKRKIQRYVRKDGKCNVHHGNVQETYRYLTDIFTTLVDLKWRFNLFIFVLVYTVTWLLFGFAWWLIAYVRGDLEHIGDNQWTPCVNNLNGFVSAFLFSIETETTIGYGYRVITDQCPEGILLLLIQSVLGSIVNAFMVGCMFVKISQPKKRAETLVFSTNAVISVRDGRLCLMFRVGDLRNSHIVEASIRAKLIKSKQTKEGEFIPLNQTDMNVGYDTGDDRLFLVSPLIICHEINQNSPFWEISQAHLDKEDLEIVVILEGMVEATGMTCQARSSYVTSEIKWGYRFMPVLTLEDGFYEVDYNSFHDIHETNTPSCSARELAEINCRIRLPFTWSVASKLSQQGVLEPESREKKHTTLVTQEEGLEEQTERNGDIANIESESKV from the exons gCTTGACTCCTTCTAAAGCCCCAATGGAGCAGGATGTGGAGAGTCCGGCAATCACCATCCGAAAGCCCAAGCTACCCAAGCAAGCCTGTGAGGACCTTCCCAAGCAGCTGGTGGACCAGGTGCGAGCAAAGAGGAAGATTCAGCGGTACGTCCGTAAGGACGGCAAATGTAATGTCCACCATGGCAACGTCCAGGAGACCTATCGGTACCTAACGGATATCTTCACCACACTGGTGGACCTCAAGTGGAGGTTCAACCTCTTCATCTTCGTCTTGGTGTACACAGTGACGTGGCTCTTATTCGGCTTCGCATGGTGGCTCATCGCCTATGTTCGTGGTGACCTGGAACACATAGGGGACAACCAGTGGACTCCCTGTGTCAATAACCTCAATGGGTTTGTCTCAGCCTTTCTCTTCTCCATAGAGACGGAGACCACCATAGGGTATGGCTATAGGGTTATAACAGACCAATGCCCAGAGGGGATCCTTCTGCTGTTGATTCAGTCAGTGCTGGGGTCCATAGTTAATGCCTTCATGGTGGGCTGCATGTTTGTTAAGATCTCGCAGCCCAAGAAGCGGGCGGAGACGTTGGTGTTCTCTACCAACGCTGTCATCTCCGTGAGGGATGGCCGGCTGTGCCTGATGTTCAGGGTGGGGGACCTTCGGAACTCGCACATCGTGGAGGCCTCCATCAGGGCCAAGCTAATCAAGTCCAAGCAGACCAAGGAAGGGGAGTTCATACCCCTCAACCAGACAGACATGAATGTGGGTTATGACACAGGGGACGACAGGCTCTTCCTGGTGTCCCCGCTCATCATCTGTCATGAGATCAACCAGAACAGCCCCTTCTGGGAGATCTCCCAGGCCCACCTTGACAAAGAGGACCTGGAGATCGTGGTCATTCTGGAGGGCATGGTGGAGGCTACAG GGATGACTTGTCAGGCCAGGAGTTCGTATGTGACCAGCGAGATAAAGTGGGGCTACCGCTTCATGCCGGTGCTCACCCTGGAGGATGGCTTTTACGAGGTGGACTACAACAGCTTCCACGACATCCACGAGACCAACACCCCCAGCTGCAGCGCCAGAGAGCTGGCTGAGATTAATTGCCGCATCCGCCTGCCCTTCACCTGGTCTGTGGCCAGCAAGCTCAGCCAGCAGGGGGTGCTGGAGCCCGAGAGCCGCGAGAAGAAGCATACTACCCTGGTAACCCAGGAAGAGGGGCtggaggagcagacagagaggaacGGTGACATTGCTAATATAGAGAGCGAGTCCAAagtgtag